From the Leptospira sp. WS60.C2 genome, one window contains:
- a CDS encoding lipoprotein LipL31: MKKILTLFVFLASFTLVQCSDSSPVIETLDNHKITVKDFEAAYDTALDSISRLQNIEKKTLLEFIEKDINEVPPNFQDLNYQLQKKNFYQTYRQMIMTRLVAEKNGFISRPDVAEVIKQVEMQTIAQMYVSEQVEKKIQITEEQALAECERMRKLDRNFNLTIDKCKTFAKAQLKQMQTREYLPLVVERIKEEVSIKRNEKFDLDAYLAPKKKVEEQAPAPTPTPNN; encoded by the coding sequence ATGAAAAAAATCCTCACTCTCTTTGTGTTTTTAGCTTCTTTCACTCTCGTACAGTGTTCTGACTCCTCTCCGGTCATTGAAACCTTAGACAATCATAAAATCACCGTCAAAGATTTCGAAGCTGCATACGATACGGCTCTTGATTCCATCAGCAGATTGCAAAATATTGAAAAGAAGACACTTCTCGAGTTCATCGAAAAAGACATCAATGAAGTTCCGCCTAATTTCCAAGATCTCAATTACCAATTGCAAAAGAAAAATTTCTATCAAACTTACAGACAAATGATCATGACCCGCCTTGTTGCAGAGAAGAATGGTTTTATCTCTAGACCAGATGTTGCTGAGGTAATCAAACAAGTGGAAATGCAAACCATTGCACAGATGTATGTTTCTGAGCAAGTTGAGAAAAAAATCCAAATCACAGAAGAACAAGCTCTTGCTGAATGCGAAAGGATGAGAAAATTAGATCGTAATTTTAATCTTACGATTGATAAATGTAAAACCTTTGCAAAAGCACAGTTAAAACAAATGCAAACAAGAGAATACCTTCCTCTTGTAGTAGAACGAATTAAAGAAGAAGTAAGTATTAAGAGAAATGAAAAATTTGACTTAGATGCTTACCTTGCCCCTAAGAAAAAAGTAGAAGAACAAGCACCAGCTCCTACACCAACTCCAAATAACTAA
- the panC gene encoding pantoate--beta-alanine ligase: MRVVSEISELKKTISDWRQNKETIGFCPTMGTLHEGHMDLVRQSKNKATKTIVSIFINPTQFNDPKDFAAYPKNTEQDLRLCEENAVDLVFLPTVEVMYPPTNTPIQMTIPYLQNTLCGKTRPGHFEGVLQVVSKLFHLTEADFSFFGLKDYQQFRIISALVTELNFPLQIIGVPTKRESDGLAMSSRNLRLSQKDRETATLVPRMFQLAKKTLAGGERNLNVWKEILTDFLLTGSNVKIDYLEVVDPMSLQPITTLQGEVLLATAVFVGEVRLIDNEILVCPPVSK, translated from the coding sequence ATGAGAGTCGTCTCCGAAATCTCCGAGCTCAAAAAAACGATCTCCGATTGGAGACAAAACAAGGAGACCATTGGTTTTTGTCCCACCATGGGAACCCTACATGAGGGTCACATGGATTTGGTTCGCCAGTCCAAAAACAAGGCTACAAAAACGATTGTTTCCATTTTTATCAATCCCACTCAGTTCAATGATCCGAAAGACTTTGCCGCCTATCCCAAAAATACGGAACAAGACTTACGGTTATGCGAAGAAAATGCGGTGGATCTTGTTTTTTTACCCACGGTCGAAGTGATGTATCCACCGACCAATACTCCGATTCAAATGACCATTCCTTACTTACAAAATACACTTTGTGGCAAAACAAGACCAGGGCATTTTGAAGGTGTCTTACAAGTGGTATCTAAACTTTTTCACCTAACAGAGGCAGATTTTTCTTTTTTTGGTCTTAAGGATTACCAACAATTTCGTATTATTTCTGCACTCGTTACCGAATTAAATTTTCCCTTACAAATCATTGGCGTTCCCACAAAACGGGAGTCAGATGGTCTTGCCATGAGCTCTCGGAATCTCCGCCTTTCCCAAAAGGATCGGGAGACTGCAACGCTTGTTCCAAGGATGTTCCAATTGGCAAAAAAAACACTCGCTGGGGGAGAACGAAATCTAAATGTATGGAAGGAAATTCTCACTGATTTTCTTCTCACTGGATCCAATGTGAAAATTGATTATCTGGAAGTTGTGGATCCCATGTCCTTACAACCTATCACAACACTGCAAGGTGAAGTGTTACTCGCCACTGCAGTTTTTGTGGGTGAGGTGCGTTTGATTGATAATGAAATTTTAGTCTGTCCGCCAGTTTCCAAATGA
- the hisD gene encoding histidinol dehydrogenase, with protein MPIPILHCDRNSKDQFSRFLSGAREDLSTATTRILPILEDVRTKGDAALLSYTERFDGIKLSHVTIDPRTIQTNIDPKIKEAFLRAKTNIEAFHLAQKRESWSKVIDGNRLGVKFTPVPSLAVYAPGGKALYPSSVLMGIIPAKIAGVPSIQLITPPQKEGIPEILIWLAQILEIDQIVTVGGAQGIAAAAYGTESVPKSEFIVGPGNAYVAAAKSYLSGQGLIGIDSPAGPSEVCIIADGSANPKWIACDMLSQAEHGEDSSAILLTTDSNLAKQVSEELELAFVERPKRLEMKQKAIYENSSILVFPNLEDCIWFSNELAPEHLEIQTKDNEAVFSKIEHAGSVFLGPYSPVAMGDYISGTNHILPTARGSRIYSSLGVDTFLKRVTFQEVTKESLETLYPFVKLMSELEGLDEEHGTSVKVRTEGHK; from the coding sequence ATGCCCATTCCCATCCTTCACTGTGATCGAAATTCCAAAGATCAATTCTCTCGATTCCTCTCGGGAGCAAGGGAAGACCTAAGTACAGCGACCACTCGGATTTTGCCCATCTTAGAAGATGTGCGAACCAAAGGAGATGCCGCTCTCCTTTCTTATACGGAACGTTTTGATGGCATCAAACTCTCTCATGTGACGATCGATCCTAGAACCATTCAAACCAATATCGATCCAAAAATCAAAGAGGCATTTTTACGTGCCAAAACGAATATCGAAGCATTTCATTTAGCACAAAAAAGGGAATCATGGTCGAAGGTCATAGATGGCAATCGTCTGGGAGTTAAGTTCACCCCGGTTCCTTCCCTTGCCGTCTATGCTCCTGGTGGGAAAGCCTTGTATCCTTCGAGTGTGCTTATGGGGATCATTCCAGCAAAGATTGCAGGGGTTCCTTCCATCCAACTCATCACTCCTCCCCAAAAAGAGGGGATTCCTGAAATCCTCATTTGGTTAGCACAAATTTTAGAAATCGATCAGATCGTGACAGTTGGTGGTGCGCAAGGAATTGCAGCTGCTGCGTATGGAACAGAATCGGTTCCTAAGTCAGAGTTCATCGTGGGGCCAGGAAATGCGTACGTGGCTGCCGCCAAATCCTATTTAAGCGGTCAAGGACTCATTGGAATTGATAGTCCAGCGGGACCGAGCGAAGTGTGTATCATCGCTGATGGAAGTGCCAATCCCAAGTGGATCGCCTGTGATATGTTATCGCAAGCAGAACATGGTGAAGATTCTTCTGCCATCCTCCTTACGACAGATTCAAATCTTGCCAAACAAGTGAGTGAGGAATTAGAGTTAGCATTTGTGGAACGACCCAAACGATTGGAGATGAAACAAAAAGCTATCTATGAAAATTCAAGCATTCTCGTGTTTCCGAATCTAGAAGATTGCATTTGGTTCTCGAACGAACTCGCGCCAGAACATTTAGAAATCCAAACAAAGGACAATGAAGCAGTGTTTTCGAAGATTGAACATGCTGGTAGTGTGTTTCTCGGACCTTATTCTCCTGTGGCGATGGGTGATTATATCTCAGGAACAAACCACATATTGCCAACAGCCAGAGGGAGTCGGATCTATTCATCTCTTGGTGTAGATACGTTCTTAAAACGAGTTACCTTCCAAGAAGTCACCAAAGAATCTCTCGAAACCTTATATCCGTTTGTTAAACTCATGTCGGAATTGGAAGGATTGGATGAGGAACATGGAACAAGTGTGAAAGTGCGTACAGAAGGTCATAAATGA
- a CDS encoding undecaprenyl-diphosphate phosphatase — protein sequence MDNTLNAFLRGIIEAATEFLPVSSTGHLFLFSYFFPFQNLSVPHEAFEDLFDIFIQTGAILSVVVLYYKTLWGHLVAAIRFGLKKTLDASGYQFYLNLLVGILPILTLGFLFKSQLDQIKMRPDLLLILGLSWFVGGVLMVFVEKRHLDEGSGKTIGLKESIIVGCLQCFALIPGVSRSAATIISARTLGVSKKESAEFSFFLAIPVLTLAGVYKLYKHRQILNSETIGLLLFGSIVSFVICYFIIRLFMAFIRRRSFMSFGVYRIVLGILVTLYFLRY from the coding sequence ATGGATAATACTCTTAATGCATTTTTACGTGGCATCATCGAAGCTGCCACGGAGTTTTTGCCAGTGTCCTCCACTGGCCATTTGTTTTTATTCAGTTACTTTTTCCCGTTTCAAAACCTTTCTGTTCCGCATGAAGCGTTTGAAGACCTATTTGATATTTTCATTCAAACGGGAGCCATTCTTTCCGTTGTCGTCTTGTATTATAAAACGCTTTGGGGTCATTTAGTTGCTGCCATTCGTTTTGGTCTCAAAAAAACGTTAGATGCGAGTGGTTATCAGTTCTATCTCAATTTACTCGTTGGGATTTTGCCTATTTTAACCTTAGGGTTCCTTTTCAAATCACAATTGGACCAAATCAAAATGCGACCTGATTTACTTCTCATTTTGGGTTTATCCTGGTTTGTCGGAGGAGTGCTCATGGTCTTTGTGGAAAAAAGACATTTGGATGAAGGAAGTGGTAAAACCATTGGATTGAAAGAGTCCATCATTGTTGGTTGTTTGCAATGTTTTGCTTTGATCCCTGGTGTATCCAGGTCGGCTGCCACAATCATTTCTGCAAGGACTCTTGGTGTATCCAAAAAAGAGAGTGCGGAGTTTTCCTTCTTTTTAGCGATCCCTGTTCTCACTCTTGCAGGTGTATATAAACTATACAAACATAGACAAATTTTAAATTCCGAAACGATCGGACTTCTACTCTTTGGAAGTATTGTTTCCTTTGTCATTTGTTATTTTATCATCAGACTTTTTATGGCATTCATTCGCCGAAGAAGTTTTATGTCCTTCGGCGTATATCGAATTGTTCTGGGTATTTTGGTTACCCTATACTTTCTGCGCTATTAA